In Saprospiraceae bacterium, the sequence GCGGTCGATATTGAATCAGCTATTCGATTCAGGAGTTCTTCATCTTCAGCATCCAGTACAAACCGATCGATCAATATAGATATGTCTGCGCCTTTTAACTTCGAGAGTTTGTCTTTTAATGGCCATCCCTTGGCGCTCAATACTTCCTCTATTTGGTAGAGTTCATCTTTCCTTTTGATTCGACTATAACCTTTCTGGAGCAGAAAATTGAGCTCCTGGGTAAGTGTACGATCATCATATTTCGTTGGTAAGGGTATCAATAAATACAACCTGGTGCCACTCTTCATTTTTTTGACATGATCGACCACATCTTTTACTTCATGTCTTTTGACGATTTCTCCTGAAACAGGGCTGTAGGTTTTTCCAATCCTGGCATACAACAATCTTAAAAAATCAAATATTTCTGTCATTGACCCTACCGTGGATCGGGCATTGCTGGTGCTTACTTTCTGTTCGATGGCGATGGCCGGGCAGATGCCTTTAATATAGTCGACATCCGGCTTTTTCATGCGCATGAGAAACTGACGGGCATAGGAAGAGAGACTTTCGACATATCTACGCTGACCTTCCGCGTATAAGGTATCCATTATGAGGGACGACTTGCCTGATCCTGAAACCCCGGTGACCAGGATCATTTTTCGCTTAGGAATCCAGACATCAATATTCTGTAAATTATTGGACCGTGCTCCTTTAATGAATATAGATCGTCTTGTATCTTGTTGTTCTGAGATTGAAATAGATGGTGCCAAAGAGGTAAGCATACTTTAAAGATCCAAAGATACATAGGATGCAGGATTGAAGATCCCTATCAGGAGTATTTGGTCAATAAGATTCACTTTTAAGACTCTTCTCTAACAATCCAGTATAAATTATTATAATATAATGTTAAAAAGCATGTATTGGAGTAATATTTATAGACACAATGTTTGGTAATTTCAATTTTGGTGTATATTTGGCCTTATTAAATAATTAAACTTTTCTCGCCTATCGACTCATAACTTCTACACTATAATTTAATTTACGAACCAAAAAAAAATTTATAGTTATGCAAGTTATGCTGCTCTCTGATCAGGATTTAATCCTAAATTATTTAAATGGTGATGAACGTGCTTTTGAAACTCTATTGACGAGGCACAAAACCAAAATCTACACTTCTATTTATCTGTTTACGCGTGACTCCGAAGTTGCCGAAGATATTTTTCAGGAAGTCTTCATCAAAATCATTGATACATTGCGCAAAGGCAAGTACAACCATGAAGGTAAGTTTCTCCAATGGGCCATGAGGATAGCATATAATATGTGTGTAGATCAGTTTCGAAAATCTAAACGCAATGCCCAGGTCTCGATGGGAGAGAACTTTGATGTTTTCACAGTGATCCCAACTGGTGATGACAATATGGAGCAGTTTCTGATCAAGGATCAGGGAACCCGCAGGATCCAGTCTTTGGTTGACCAGTTGCCGGCAGAACAGCGAGAGGTCGTTATTCTCAGGCATTACGCAGACATGAGTTTTAAAGAAATATCCCTGCTCACCAGGGTGAGTATCAATACTGCGCTAGGTCGCATGCGATACGCCTTGATCAATCTTCGTCGTATGATGGAGGAAAAGGTAGAAGTAACTTACTAATAGTTACAAGTGCAGCCTGGCCTTCCTGGCAAGTAAAACTTCTTTTGATTCTACCCGATCATCGTCGGGTATACAACAATCCACAGGACATACTGCTGCACACTGAGGTTCCTCGTGAAAGCCTACACATTCTGTACATTTATCAGGGACTATGTAATAATAATCGGGTTCTACTGGTTTGTTTTTGGCTCCTGCATCCACGATGGTGCCATCTTCCAGTGTGTAAGTGCCTGTCACTGTATTGCCATCATTGATAGCCCACTCGATACCGCCTTCATATATTGCATTATTTGGACACTCTGGTTCGCAGGCTCCACAGTTAATGCATTCATTCGTTATTCTTATTGCCATAAATTTTTCATCCTTAAAACAAGGTCAACACTCTATAAGTTCACTACAAAGATATGATTTATAAAGAGAGGACCATTGGGTAGCTAGTACTTATTTAGTAATTTGGCGCCATGGGGAAGAGGGACCTAAAAGAGGTAATTATACTTAATGCCGCCGAAAAAATATTTGAGGAGGTAGGCTTTGTCAATGCGAAAATGGACGATATCGCCCGAGAAGCAAGTATGAGCAAAGGGAGTATTTATTTTTACTTTCAAAGCAAAGAGAATCTCTACATGGCCATCACTTACCGCGGCATGCAAAAACTGAATGATTTCATGTATACCAGCCTGGCCAATCATAAAGACGATAATGGGTCCAAATGTGTCATCGGCTTGCTGGAGACTTATATAGATTTTGCGGAGGATTTCCCTTTATATATTGAGTGCCTGTTGGACTTTATGGCGATTAACCGTGCCTCTTCTTCGGGGCAGGACG encodes:
- a CDS encoding 4Fe-4S dicluster domain-containing protein yields the protein MAIRITNECINCGACEPECPNNAIYEGGIEWAINDGNTVTGTYTLEDGTIVDAGAKNKPVEPDYYYIVPDKCTECVGFHEEPQCAAVCPVDCCIPDDDRVESKEVLLARKARLHL
- a CDS encoding TetR/AcrR family transcriptional regulator, which codes for MGKRDLKEVIILNAAEKIFEEVGFVNAKMDDIAREASMSKGSIYFYFQSKENLYMAITYRGMQKLNDFMYTSLANHKDDNGSKCVIGLLETYIDFAEDFPLYIECLLDFMAINRASSSGQDAAKMTEAMKSSIYYQKISDIQNVPISLAIKEIEKGKRDGSVLNPNKPELLFITAWSTIVGYLKLTTASGKHRSTLHTINKLEWKKYVLQLMRNQLESRV
- a CDS encoding sigma-70 family RNA polymerase sigma factor, translating into MQVMLLSDQDLILNYLNGDERAFETLLTRHKTKIYTSIYLFTRDSEVAEDIFQEVFIKIIDTLRKGKYNHEGKFLQWAMRIAYNMCVDQFRKSKRNAQVSMGENFDVFTVIPTGDDNMEQFLIKDQGTRRIQSLVDQLPAEQREVVILRHYADMSFKEISLLTRVSINTALGRMRYALINLRRMMEEKVEVTY